One stretch of Corallococcus exiguus DNA includes these proteins:
- a CDS encoding DUSAM domain-containing protein, translating into MAIRHVRTGGSAVTSDDWRKVIDLGLALANGADLPQDPEMPELLRRMAPQVGMTRAEADNALARAVDTASLVREIHRRTREGTYRLGRAFGASDSLKASGDRAGARKVLEDAMAVEVVPLYRAQLQAYLDHVDDPDDT; encoded by the coding sequence ATGGCCATTCGACATGTGCGGACCGGGGGTAGCGCAGTGACGTCCGATGATTGGCGAAAGGTGATCGACCTGGGCCTGGCGCTCGCGAACGGCGCGGACCTGCCGCAAGACCCCGAGATGCCTGAGCTCCTGCGCAGGATGGCTCCCCAGGTGGGAATGACCCGCGCGGAGGCCGACAACGCACTTGCCAGAGCGGTGGATACAGCCTCGCTCGTGAGGGAGATTCATCGACGGACCCGTGAGGGTACGTATCGCCTCGGGCGAGCATTCGGAGCGTCCGACTCGCTCAAGGCGAGCGGGGACAGGGCCGGGGCCCGGAAGGTGCTTGAGGACGCGATGGCGGTGGAGGTCGTGCCGCTTTACCGGGCACAGCTCCAGGCGTACCTGGACCACGTCGATGATCCCGACGACACATGA
- the chrA gene encoding chromate efflux transporter, with protein MDSPHSDDVTRGSLGEVARVFLRLGLTAFGGPAAHIAMMEDELVRRRRWLPREEFLDLLGATNLIPGPNSTELAIHLGHRRAGWPGLLVAGTCFIVPAMLLTLAAAWAYVRFGTLPQAGALLYGVKPVILAVVLQALWGLGKTALTTRPRIAVAAGSAVASALGVNELLILALAGGSLAAWNHFRSAPASRSALTLTPFALHGVTVMAATAAVPFSLGGLFLFFLKVGSVLFGSGYVLLAFLRADLVERWGWLTEAQLLDAVAVGQFTPGPVFTTATFIGYLVGGTPGAGLATLGIFLPAFVFVALSGPLVPRLRRSRTAGAVLDGVNAASLALMAVVTWQLGRAALVDGWTVVLAALGALLLLRWRVNSAWLVLSGAAAGLLRAWL; from the coding sequence ATGGACTCCCCTCATTCCGACGACGTCACCCGGGGTTCGCTTGGTGAGGTCGCGCGGGTCTTCCTCCGGCTGGGGCTGACGGCCTTCGGGGGCCCTGCCGCGCACATCGCCATGATGGAAGACGAACTTGTGCGGCGGCGCCGGTGGCTGCCCCGTGAGGAGTTCCTCGACCTGCTGGGCGCCACCAACCTCATCCCGGGCCCGAACTCCACGGAGCTGGCCATCCACCTGGGCCACCGGCGTGCCGGCTGGCCCGGACTGCTCGTGGCCGGCACGTGCTTCATCGTCCCGGCGATGCTCCTGACGCTCGCGGCGGCGTGGGCCTACGTGCGTTTTGGCACCCTGCCGCAAGCCGGCGCCCTGCTGTACGGCGTGAAACCCGTCATCCTGGCCGTGGTGCTCCAGGCCCTGTGGGGCCTCGGTAAGACGGCCCTGACGACGCGCCCCCGGATCGCCGTGGCCGCCGGTTCAGCCGTGGCGAGTGCTCTTGGCGTCAACGAACTGCTCATCCTGGCCCTGGCCGGCGGTTCCCTGGCGGCCTGGAACCACTTTCGATCCGCTCCAGCTTCCAGGTCGGCGCTCACGCTGACGCCTTTCGCCCTCCACGGCGTCACAGTCATGGCTGCCACGGCCGCCGTGCCGTTCAGCTTGGGTGGCCTCTTCCTGTTCTTCCTCAAGGTCGGCAGCGTGCTGTTCGGCAGCGGCTACGTCCTGCTTGCCTTCCTCCGAGCGGATCTCGTCGAACGCTGGGGCTGGCTCACCGAGGCCCAGCTCCTGGACGCGGTGGCCGTGGGCCAGTTCACGCCGGGCCCAGTCTTCACCACGGCGACATTCATCGGCTACCTGGTGGGCGGAACGCCCGGCGCGGGGCTCGCGACGCTGGGCATCTTCCTGCCCGCCTTCGTCTTCGTCGCCCTCAGTGGCCCCCTGGTGCCCCGGCTTCGTCGATCCCGGACTGCGGGCGCGGTGCTCGATGGCGTCAACGCGGCCTCGCTGGCCCTCATGGCCGTGGTGACGTGGCAGCTGGGACGCGCGGCCCTGGTGGATGGCTGGACGGTGGTCCTGGCCGCGCTCGGGGCGCTGTTGCTGCTCCGCTGGCGGGTCAACTCCGCGTGGCTGGTGCTGAGCGGAGCCGCCGCCGGGCTGCTGCGGGCTTGGTTGTGA
- a CDS encoding non-ribosomal peptide synthetase, with amino-acid sequence MAVASRARSLTHAALNAHANRVAHALIARGAGPDVLVGVCLPRSVELVASVLGVLKSGAAWLPLDPSAPPERLRYMAVSAGARFVIGTGPAVERLAADGIQILAPEALELQSFPDANPGVTVQPDHLAYVIHTSGSTGLPKGVMISHRALSAFTGYHLDTFGLSPADRIGVVASPGFDALVMTLLPSLAAGARLELPPDEETRLSPQRLQDWLLARDITCIFLPTPLAERVLPLSWPESCALRLILTGGDRLHLHPRPGLPFQLVNGYGPAECTIYSTSGTVPPGDASAGERLPSIGRPIGGVEVHVLGPEQRPVADGETGELFIGGPGLARGYVGSPDLTADRFIPDPFSRFGGERLYRTGDLGRRLPDGSLEFLGRSDRQVKVRGIRIEPAEITAALLTHPHVGAAHVMARTEGHYVFFVAWFAPKDARAVPGTEQLREHLRAWLPEAMLPRTFVVVDALPLGPTGKVDAQALPTPEAHATRSSAYVAPRTELERGLVQVWQEELRLERIGIEDDFFELGGHSLLATRITARVAEVLSLPLSLTELFAHRRISQLATVLEPRRAEPSKDVLPPVVRVADPERAPLSVQQEQVWFLQKLSPGSISYQAQTTLRVLGGLDLAVLERALTEITRRHELLRTTYEEIDGRPWQRVLPVTPVQVPLIDLSGLSSVEREHRREEALRQELRRPLSLFEPPLVRWTVVRLAPDDHELVLVEHHVVHDGVSFSVLMRELDVLYNAYLRGESSPLPELPVQYRDFAAWQREALDGPAMKAQLDYWRTRLAGAPEVLPLRTDHPRPRVQTFNGDLLRLELPPALPGALRAFCQQEGVTLFNALFAAFATLLHRYTGEQDLCIGSAFAARAGVRNIENVIGMFVNAVVLRCDVSGAPSFRELVRQVRDLTVAAAEHQTYPFLKLIEGLGVKRDPSRNPLVQAMFSFHDSAVRSPRLGDASCTIFERGNGSSKVDLDVVAIPHAGRHLGDRARGDARISLIWEYNRDLFDRSTMERMAAHFLRLLEAAVASPGMPVSRLPMLSDAERQVVLANGSTKLVSVDPPVHQQVLAQALRTPDAVAVRDETGTLTYSELVRRATLIAEHLHAHGVGVESVVGVCSPRGPELVTAELGVMLSGAAFLPLDPEHPAERIALILGDAGVRQVITTGLLVDRLPATVKRVRIESFHGPGTPQGGLPTEVQPGQRAYVMYTSGSTGAPKGVVVEHGALAHLVGWHRRAFGLEPSSRTTLLYSPAFDPSVAELWPALTAGASLHVPGQDVRLSPERLQAWLLSERITFTDLPTALAERLLALPWPASCDLRTVLAGGDRLHTRPVPGLPWRLFNQYGPTETTVTATSGEVLPSGPVETLPAIGQPIDGTTAYVLDAELQPVPTGVAGELYVGGAGVARGYLNRPDLTAASFVPDPYSAHSGARMYRTGDRVLARPDGMLEFMGRMDAQLKIRGFRVEPAEVAVRLRTHPGLAEAHVRAWSPPGGAPQLVGYLVPLAGQPLPTPARLREHLARELPAYMIPSAYVELKALPLTHGGKVDERALPEPTPGTQAPRVPLANEHERRIATIWCETLRLENVGAEDNFFDLGGHSLLLAQVQHLLKHRIGHDVPMVTLFEFPTVRALAGHLQGRDDGGEAAASQAQRQEQRRSGRARLLGRQGRLSSDRSREEVE; translated from the coding sequence ATCGCCGTTGCCTCCCGGGCCCGCTCCCTCACCCACGCCGCGCTGAATGCTCACGCGAACCGGGTGGCCCATGCGCTGATTGCCCGAGGCGCCGGACCGGATGTCCTCGTCGGCGTCTGCCTTCCGCGAAGCGTTGAGCTGGTCGCATCCGTCCTGGGTGTTCTCAAGTCCGGCGCGGCCTGGCTTCCCCTGGACCCGTCCGCCCCTCCCGAACGCCTGCGATACATGGCCGTTTCGGCGGGAGCACGATTCGTCATCGGCACGGGGCCGGCCGTGGAGCGGCTCGCGGCGGACGGCATCCAGATCCTCGCTCCGGAGGCACTGGAGCTCCAGTCGTTCCCGGACGCGAACCCGGGCGTCACCGTCCAGCCGGATCACCTCGCGTACGTGATCCACACCTCGGGCTCCACCGGACTGCCCAAGGGCGTGATGATCAGCCACCGGGCGCTGTCCGCGTTCACCGGGTACCACCTCGACACGTTTGGCCTGTCGCCCGCGGATCGCATTGGCGTGGTGGCCTCGCCCGGCTTCGACGCCTTGGTCATGACGCTCCTGCCGTCGCTGGCCGCGGGGGCTCGACTGGAGCTCCCGCCCGACGAGGAGACCCGACTGTCGCCCCAGAGGCTGCAGGACTGGCTCCTGGCTCGGGACATCACCTGCATCTTCCTTCCCACACCGCTGGCCGAACGCGTCCTCCCTCTGTCCTGGCCCGAGTCCTGCGCCTTGCGCCTGATCCTCACCGGCGGCGACCGGCTGCACCTGCACCCCAGGCCCGGGCTGCCGTTCCAGCTCGTGAATGGCTACGGCCCCGCCGAATGCACCATCTACAGCACGTCCGGGACCGTTCCCCCCGGTGACGCATCGGCCGGGGAACGGCTGCCCTCCATCGGCCGTCCCATCGGTGGCGTGGAGGTGCATGTCCTCGGTCCGGAGCAGCGGCCCGTCGCGGATGGCGAGACCGGTGAGTTGTTCATCGGCGGCCCAGGTTTGGCTCGCGGTTACGTGGGCTCGCCGGACCTGACCGCGGACCGCTTCATTCCGGATCCGTTCTCCCGGTTCGGCGGCGAACGGCTGTATCGCACGGGGGACCTGGGACGCCGCTTGCCGGATGGCTCGCTGGAGTTCCTTGGCCGTTCCGACCGGCAGGTGAAGGTCCGTGGCATCCGCATCGAGCCCGCGGAGATCACCGCCGCGCTGCTGACCCATCCGCACGTCGGGGCCGCGCACGTCATGGCGCGGACCGAGGGTCACTACGTCTTCTTCGTGGCGTGGTTCGCGCCGAAGGACGCTCGGGCTGTTCCCGGGACGGAGCAGCTCCGCGAGCACCTCCGCGCCTGGCTCCCCGAGGCCATGCTGCCCCGGACCTTCGTCGTCGTGGACGCCCTACCCCTCGGCCCCACCGGCAAGGTCGACGCCCAGGCGCTTCCCACGCCCGAAGCCCACGCCACCCGAAGCAGCGCCTATGTCGCGCCTCGCACGGAGCTGGAGCGTGGACTCGTCCAGGTGTGGCAGGAGGAGCTGCGCCTGGAGCGGATTGGCATCGAGGACGACTTCTTCGAACTGGGCGGTCACTCGCTGCTGGCCACTCGGATCACCGCGCGGGTCGCGGAGGTGCTGAGCCTCCCGTTGTCTCTGACGGAGCTCTTCGCGCACCGTCGCATCTCCCAGCTGGCGACCGTGCTGGAGCCGCGTCGTGCCGAGCCCTCGAAGGACGTGTTGCCGCCCGTGGTCCGCGTCGCCGACCCCGAACGGGCTCCCCTGTCCGTGCAACAGGAGCAGGTCTGGTTCCTCCAGAAGCTGTCTCCCGGCAGCATCTCCTACCAGGCGCAGACGACCCTCCGCGTGCTGGGTGGGCTGGACCTGGCGGTGCTCGAACGCGCGCTGACGGAGATCACCCGGCGACATGAACTGCTGCGAACGACCTACGAGGAAATCGACGGCCGGCCGTGGCAGCGCGTTCTTCCCGTGACGCCGGTGCAGGTCCCGTTGATCGACCTGTCCGGGCTGTCATCGGTCGAACGGGAACACCGACGGGAGGAGGCCCTCCGCCAGGAGCTGCGGCGGCCCCTGTCGCTCTTCGAACCGCCGCTCGTGCGCTGGACCGTGGTTCGTCTGGCTCCGGATGATCACGAGCTGGTCCTCGTGGAGCACCACGTCGTCCACGATGGCGTGTCCTTCTCCGTGCTGATGCGGGAGTTGGACGTGCTCTACAACGCGTATCTGCGCGGAGAGTCCTCGCCGCTCCCGGAGCTGCCGGTGCAGTACCGCGACTTCGCGGCGTGGCAGCGCGAGGCGCTCGATGGTCCGGCCATGAAGGCCCAGCTCGACTACTGGCGGACGCGGCTGGCCGGTGCGCCGGAGGTGCTGCCGCTGCGCACCGATCATCCGCGTCCCCGCGTGCAGACCTTCAATGGCGACCTGCTCCGGCTGGAGTTGCCACCCGCCCTGCCCGGCGCCCTTCGTGCCTTCTGTCAGCAGGAGGGCGTGACCCTCTTCAACGCCCTCTTCGCCGCCTTCGCCACGCTGCTGCATCGCTACACCGGCGAGCAGGACCTGTGCATCGGTTCGGCATTCGCGGCCCGGGCCGGTGTCCGGAACATCGAGAATGTCATCGGGATGTTCGTCAACGCCGTGGTACTCCGGTGTGACGTCTCCGGCGCGCCGTCGTTCCGCGAGCTGGTCCGTCAGGTGCGCGACCTCACCGTGGCGGCGGCCGAGCATCAGACGTATCCGTTCCTCAAACTGATCGAAGGCCTGGGCGTGAAGCGCGACCCCAGCCGCAATCCGCTCGTGCAGGCCATGTTCAGCTTTCACGATTCGGCTGTGCGGAGCCCTCGGCTGGGGGATGCCTCGTGCACCATCTTCGAGCGGGGCAATGGGTCGTCGAAGGTGGACCTGGACGTCGTCGCCATTCCGCACGCGGGCCGGCACCTGGGCGACCGCGCGCGCGGTGACGCGCGCATCTCGCTCATCTGGGAGTACAACCGGGACCTGTTCGACCGCTCGACCATGGAGCGGATGGCCGCGCACTTCCTCCGGTTGCTCGAGGCCGCGGTGGCCAGTCCCGGGATGCCGGTGTCGCGACTGCCGATGCTTTCGGACGCGGAGCGGCAGGTCGTCCTGGCGAACGGATCCACCAAGCTCGTCAGCGTGGATCCGCCCGTGCATCAGCAGGTCCTGGCGCAGGCCCTGCGGACCCCTGACGCCGTGGCCGTGCGCGACGAGACAGGCACCCTCACCTACTCGGAGCTGGTCCGGCGCGCGACGCTGATCGCCGAGCATCTTCACGCGCACGGCGTGGGCGTGGAGTCGGTTGTCGGCGTCTGCTCGCCTCGTGGTCCGGAGCTCGTGACGGCCGAGCTGGGCGTGATGCTGTCCGGAGCCGCCTTCCTGCCCCTGGATCCGGAGCACCCGGCCGAACGGATCGCCCTCATCCTGGGTGACGCTGGCGTGCGTCAGGTGATCACCACCGGGCTGCTCGTGGATCGACTCCCTGCCACGGTGAAGCGCGTGCGCATCGAGTCCTTCCATGGTCCCGGCACGCCCCAGGGAGGTCTGCCCACGGAGGTGCAGCCCGGGCAGCGGGCCTACGTCATGTACACCTCGGGTTCCACGGGCGCCCCCAAGGGCGTGGTGGTGGAGCACGGCGCACTGGCCCACCTCGTCGGGTGGCATCGGCGCGCATTCGGACTGGAGCCGAGCAGCCGCACCACGCTGCTCTACTCGCCCGCGTTTGATCCATCCGTCGCGGAGCTCTGGCCTGCCCTCACCGCGGGCGCGTCGTTGCATGTCCCCGGGCAGGACGTGCGCCTGTCCCCGGAGCGGCTCCAAGCCTGGCTCCTCTCCGAGCGCATCACCTTCACGGACCTGCCCACCGCGCTCGCGGAACGTCTGCTGGCCCTGCCATGGCCGGCGTCATGTGACCTGCGCACGGTCCTCGCGGGCGGTGACCGACTCCACACGCGTCCCGTCCCCGGACTGCCGTGGCGGCTGTTCAATCAGTACGGCCCCACCGAGACCACCGTCACGGCCACCTCCGGCGAAGTGCTGCCCTCAGGGCCCGTCGAGACACTGCCAGCCATCGGTCAGCCCATCGACGGGACCACGGCCTATGTCCTGGACGCGGAGCTGCAACCTGTCCCCACGGGCGTCGCTGGAGAGCTGTACGTGGGCGGTGCCGGCGTGGCGCGCGGCTATCTGAATCGCCCGGACCTCACCGCGGCGAGCTTCGTCCCCGACCCGTACTCGGCACATTCAGGCGCTCGCATGTACCGCACGGGCGACCGGGTCCTGGCCCGTCCGGACGGGATGCTCGAGTTCATGGGCCGCATGGACGCGCAGCTCAAGATCCGAGGCTTCCGCGTGGAGCCCGCGGAGGTCGCGGTCCGCCTGCGCACGCATCCGGGACTCGCGGAGGCGCATGTTCGCGCGTGGAGCCCTCCCGGTGGAGCGCCCCAGCTGGTCGGCTATCTGGTGCCGCTCGCGGGTCAGCCCCTGCCCACACCGGCGCGGCTTCGTGAGCACCTGGCGCGCGAGCTGCCGGCGTACATGATCCCCTCCGCGTACGTGGAGCTGAAGGCGCTGCCACTCACCCACGGTGGCAAGGTGGATGAACGGGCGCTGCCCGAACCCACGCCTGGAACCCAGGCGCCTCGGGTCCCGCTCGCGAACGAGCACGAGCGGCGGATCGCCACCATCTGGTGCGAGACGCTGCGCCTGGAGAACGTGGGCGCGGAGGACAACTTCTTCGACCTTGGGGGCCACTCGCTGCTGCTGGCCCAGGTGCAGCACCTTTTGAAGCACCGCATAGGCCATGACGTGCCCATGGTGACGCTGTTCGAGTTCCCCACGGTTCGTGCGCTCGCCGGACACCTCCAGGGCCGCGACGATGGCGGCGAGGCCGCGGCCTCGCAGGCACAGCGCCAAGAGCAACGGCGCAGTGGCCGTGCGCGCCTGCTGGGGCGGCAGGGCCGGCTGTCGTCGGACCGCTCGCGGGAGGAAGTGGAATGA
- a CDS encoding DsbA family protein, with protein sequence MVPRPHDNENETPSDVQALCDPETGTCALPGAAQTSAAPSAEGPVGEVLYVGDPMCSWCWGGSPGLRELEAAANRKGIPFRIRVGGLRAGGGDPWNERFKGFLRHHWEEIAARTGQPFSTRFLDRAEFNYDTEPACRAFLVMRGMLDEMPGPETRAYEVFASIQRKFYAEGEDPTGASFYESICAAHGLDFRGFLNRFDHADAKRATANEFQEVRALGVSGFPTVLFRGGAGLEVLASGFVTGPRMVEALARATKRARGEA encoded by the coding sequence ATGGTCCCTCGCCCTCACGACAACGAGAACGAGACGCCCTCTGACGTGCAGGCGCTGTGTGACCCCGAGACCGGGACGTGCGCGCTCCCCGGCGCGGCGCAGACGAGCGCCGCGCCGAGCGCCGAGGGGCCCGTGGGAGAAGTGCTCTATGTGGGGGACCCGATGTGCTCCTGGTGCTGGGGAGGCTCGCCCGGCCTCCGCGAACTGGAGGCGGCGGCAAACCGTAAGGGCATCCCCTTCCGTATCCGGGTGGGCGGGCTCCGTGCGGGAGGCGGGGACCCCTGGAACGAGCGGTTCAAAGGCTTCCTGCGCCACCACTGGGAGGAGATTGCCGCACGCACCGGGCAGCCGTTCTCCACCCGGTTCCTCGACCGGGCGGAGTTCAACTACGACACCGAGCCTGCGTGCCGCGCGTTCCTCGTCATGCGCGGGATGCTCGACGAGATGCCGGGACCGGAGACGCGTGCGTACGAGGTGTTTGCCTCCATCCAGCGGAAGTTCTACGCCGAGGGAGAGGACCCGACCGGGGCGTCCTTCTACGAGAGCATCTGCGCCGCGCACGGCCTCGACTTCAGGGGGTTCCTGAACCGGTTCGACCATGCGGACGCGAAGCGGGCGACGGCGAACGAGTTCCAGGAGGTCCGGGCTCTGGGCGTGAGCGGGTTCCCCACCGTGCTCTTCCGTGGCGGCGCCGGCCTCGAAGTGCTCGCGAGCGGCTTCGTGACCGGACCGCGCATGGTCGAGGCGCTCGCTCGGGCGACGAAGCGGGCAAGGGGCGAGGCGTGA
- a CDS encoding LysR family transcriptional regulator, producing MHIAWDDLQTVEALVRTGSVVGAARELSLRHSTISRRVDALERALGVPLFLRGATLRPTPLGLAIAERAGRMHPHALDVGALIEEQRRARAGRLVITTNEVLASLLFGALRTCGFTQRVQVRISESELVLEPGVTDLALRPSHTPGGALRGQQLGRLRLGVFRARAAQQDSTAWVLPSGNLRTRSSMRWWKAVPEDAEALVECDTLLGIRDACVAGLGRSVLPALLAEGDPRLVLEQELPGGPPVWLLSAATRRADAALRRARESLAEALRSAPGVWEA from the coding sequence ATGCACATCGCCTGGGACGACCTGCAGACGGTGGAGGCGCTGGTGCGCACAGGGAGCGTCGTGGGCGCGGCGCGCGAACTCTCGCTGCGCCACTCGACCATCTCGCGGCGGGTGGACGCCCTCGAGCGCGCGCTCGGGGTGCCGCTCTTCCTGCGTGGGGCGACGTTGCGCCCGACGCCGCTCGGCCTCGCCATTGCCGAGCGCGCGGGCCGCATGCACCCCCACGCCCTGGACGTGGGGGCACTCATCGAGGAGCAGCGCCGGGCGCGCGCAGGAAGGCTCGTCATCACGACGAACGAAGTGCTGGCGTCACTGCTGTTCGGCGCGCTGCGCACGTGCGGCTTCACTCAGCGGGTCCAGGTGCGCATCTCCGAGAGCGAGCTGGTGCTGGAGCCCGGGGTGACGGATCTGGCCTTACGGCCGAGTCACACGCCGGGCGGTGCGCTGCGGGGACAGCAACTGGGGAGGCTGCGGCTCGGAGTGTTCCGGGCGCGGGCAGCCCAGCAGGACTCGACGGCCTGGGTCCTGCCATCAGGGAACCTGCGCACCCGATCCTCCATGCGCTGGTGGAAGGCTGTCCCCGAGGACGCGGAGGCGCTCGTGGAGTGCGACACGCTGCTCGGCATCAGGGATGCCTGCGTCGCGGGCCTGGGGCGGAGCGTGCTCCCGGCGCTGCTCGCCGAGGGGGACCCGCGCCTGGTGCTGGAGCAGGAACTCCCGGGTGGCCCACCGGTGTGGCTGCTGTCCGCCGCCACCCGGCGCGCGGACGCGGCCCTCCGGCGGGCGCGGGAGTCACTCGCCGAAGCCCTCCGGAGCGCCCCGGGCGTGTGGGAGGCCTGA
- a CDS encoding DUF3014 domain-containing protein produces the protein MSDPNFVNQGPGAIPPTPEAEPPKAPSRGKVLGILVALMVVGVVGSYFGLRRQSEAPVVTATPVVDAGVAEVPPEVSLPESDGRIRDLVGKLSVDPELAKWLQERDLARRFTASVSNIAEGESPRASLLFMAPVGAFQVGAAGANGRSEIAPLSYARYDLVARVLGSLDASGAAMVYRELKPLFDQAYREIAPPDQHFETAFGRAIQHLLAVPVPKGPVEVESKGALYVYASPELEGLSKAQKHLLRMGPGNMRLIQAKLRELRTALNLPTPAPATPEPLPDQAPGQSETQE, from the coding sequence ATGAGCGATCCGAACTTCGTGAATCAGGGCCCTGGAGCCATTCCGCCGACGCCGGAGGCTGAGCCGCCGAAGGCACCGTCGCGGGGCAAGGTCCTGGGCATCCTGGTCGCGCTGATGGTCGTGGGCGTGGTCGGTTCGTACTTCGGCCTGAGGCGGCAGTCCGAGGCGCCGGTGGTGACGGCAACGCCCGTCGTGGACGCTGGCGTGGCGGAGGTGCCTCCGGAGGTGTCGCTGCCGGAGAGCGACGGCCGCATCCGCGACCTGGTGGGCAAGCTGTCGGTGGACCCGGAGCTGGCGAAGTGGCTCCAGGAGCGCGACCTGGCGCGCCGGTTCACCGCGTCCGTGAGCAACATCGCTGAAGGCGAGAGTCCTCGGGCTTCGCTGTTGTTCATGGCGCCCGTGGGGGCGTTCCAGGTGGGCGCGGCCGGGGCGAACGGGCGCTCGGAGATCGCGCCGTTGAGCTACGCGCGCTACGACCTGGTGGCCCGGGTGCTGGGGTCGCTGGACGCGTCCGGCGCGGCGATGGTGTACCGGGAGCTGAAGCCGCTCTTCGACCAGGCGTACCGGGAGATTGCACCACCGGATCAGCACTTCGAGACGGCGTTCGGCCGGGCCATCCAGCACCTGCTGGCGGTGCCGGTGCCGAAGGGGCCGGTGGAGGTGGAGTCCAAGGGCGCGCTGTATGTCTATGCGTCGCCGGAGCTGGAGGGCCTGAGCAAGGCCCAGAAGCACCTGTTGCGGATGGGCCCGGGGAACATGCGGCTCATCCAGGCGAAGCTGCGGGAGCTGCGCACGGCGCTGAACCTGCCGACCCCGGCGCCAGCCACGCCCGAGCCGTTGCCGGATCAGGCGCCGGGGCAGTCCGAAACGCAGGAGTGA